The following is a genomic window from Paenibacillus thiaminolyticus.
ATAAATATCGAAAAGTTATTAGAAATAGCCAAAAACCCCGAGCCATTTGAGGAGGGCACACAAGAAATCTGGCTTGATCCAGATAGAGCTGATCTTGTTTTGAAGGGTCACTTTGACGAGAATATACCTGGTGGTAGCAGGGATAGCAGTTTTATTGATGAAACTATTGATTTTATTAATAACCTTGCACCAGTAGAGAAATATAAAAAGGTTATTGACTTAGGTTGTGGTCCAGGGCTCTATTCACAAAGATTAGCAATGAGGGGTTACGATGTTGTAGGTGTAGATTTTAACCAAAATTCCATTGACTACGCAATTAGGGAAGCTCAAGAAAAGAATTTATCAATAGATTATAGGAATGAAGATATTACTAATATTGACCTAGAAAATGATTTTGATTTAGCCCTTTTAATTTATCAGATTTATGGTGTGTTTAATCCAACTAAGAGAAAAAAAATACTTAGCAATATCCACCGTGGGTTAAAACCGGGAGGATTAGTATTATTAGACGTGTTATCAGACACTAGTTATGAAAAGTTCGAACCAAAAATTGTGTGGGTATTATCTAATGAAGGTAGCATATTTTCAGATAAGAGCCATTTAACTTTATACGCGGCACTTAAGTATCCTAATAAAGTTACTGTGGAAAGAAGTATTCTAGTTTTTGATGATGGTGAGTTAGTAAATTATAATTATTGGAATCAAAATTTCACTATTGAAGATTTAGAAAAAGAAGCGGATGAAGCAGGATTTACTCTTGAAAAGGTATATGCAGATGTTAATGGTGGAGAATACGTCAACAATAGCGAGTCCTTCGCCGCAGTTTTAAAAAAGAAATAATCAGATAAGAAAATCCCATTTAAGGATTCAGTGTTTGCAAGAATAGGAATAATTTAATCCCCTGGCTCTAACACTGAATCCTAAAGGTAAAATGTCTAAGGATATGAAAGTTTCACATATTTAATATGTGTTTAAATAAGTCGTTCAAAAATAAAAATAAAAGGATAAACATAAAATATGAAAAGACTCACTTTAAAACAATTTATCGGTATTCTAGATAAGTACAGACCTTCTGGGTGGTTACTTTTCATAGCACTTGTATTATCGATAATTCAAACGGGTATATCTTTAATAATTCCATTAGTTTCCATGGAACTTGTCGATTTATTGGTTGTAGAAGAATTTAACATTTTCACTTTATTAGGCTTGTTACTTCTTTTTATGTTCCAAGTTTCACTTTCTGGTATTTCTCTTTATATGATGATTTATATTGGTGAAGGAATAATTGTCCGCCTAAGAGAAGATTTATGGAGAAGAGTAGTAAGATTTCCTGTTAAATTTTTTGATGCAAATAATTCAGGAGAAATAATGAGTAGAATTACAAATGATACTATGGTAATGAAGAATTTCTTTGTAGAGCATTTGATTCCTTTCTTTACAGGGCTAATTACTATTACAGGTTCTCTTTTCATTCTTTTTCTAATAGATTGGAAGATGGCGCTTATTTTTTTACTAGTTTTTCCTGCTGCATTTTTGGTTCTAAACCCACTTGGTAAAAAGATGTACAGGGTTTCCAAAGATGTGCAAACTGAAACAGCCTTATTTCAAGGAAATCTTAGCAGGGTATTAAGTGATGTTCGTTTAGTAAAGCTTTCAGTTGCTGAAAATGAAGAAGCTGTTCAAGGAGCTAAGCGCGCAAGAAGATTATATAAATATGGCTTAGAATCTGGGAAAGTAATAGCAGTAGTATCACCTCTTATTACAACAACGCTCCTTATTGTATTAGTTGGCATATTTGGTTATGGAGGCTATCAAGTTGCAACAGGCTCTTTGTCAGCAGGAGCTTTAGTAGCTATAGTATTTTATATATTCCAAATTATGACTCCTGTAACATTAATGGCTCAATTTTTCACTCAAGCCCAAAAAGCAATGGGAGCAACAGAACGTGTCAATTCATTATTAGTAGAAGAGCTTGAAGAAGTTGTTGTATCCAACAAAGAAAATGTCAAAGAAGACATTGAAGCTGGAATTACCTTCTCAAATGTTGTATTTTCTTATAGTGAAAAGGGAGAAGTATTAAATAATATTAGCTTTACAGCTAAGGAAGGTAAAAAGACGGCAATTGTGGGTGAAAGTGGAGTCGGTAAAACAACTTTATTCTCATTACTTGAACGATTCTATATTGTTGACAGTGGGGATATTTTTTATAATGGTAGATCGATATATTCTCATGAATTAAGTGAATGGAGAGAGAAGATTGCATACGTTAGCCAGGATACCCCTATTATGGAAGGCAGTATTAAGGACAATTTAGTGTATGGCATAAAGAAAGATATAAGTGATTCCATTATTTTTGATGCACTAAAGAGTGCAGACTTAGACTCTTTTGTGTCATCACTGCCTCAAGGACTAGATACGGAGGTTGGTGAAAAAGGTATCCGCTTATCAGGTGGACAAAAACAAAGAATAGCAATTGCTAGAGCCATCATAAGAGATCCAAAAATACTACTATTAGATGAAGCTACAGCTCATTTAGATAGTCAATCTGAGGCACTCGTTCAAGAAGCTTTCAATAATTTAATGAGAGATAGAACAACGATAATTATTGCACACCGTCTTTCAACTATTAAGGATGCAGACTGTATTGTAGTTATACAGGAAGGTAAAGTATCAGGGTGTGGTTCACATTACGAATTATATGAAACAAATCAGTTATATAAGAACTTATTTAATCAGCAAACATTTTCTAAAGAATTGGTTCTTAGTGGGAATGTGTGAAAAATTTCAATGAAGAAGGCCTTTTTGATGTATTTTTTATCCCCTCAAAGGTAGACCTATTTACATAAAAATCTGGATACTCGAGGGGATTTTCTATTTTCTCTAATTGGGATTCGAGATTTCTTTGTATCCCGATTTACCCCATATGACTTGTCACAGTTGATCCTTAAAGTTCAATTCTCATTTACTATCTATGCATTAGTTCCACATTTACGAGCTTTCCTAATTTGGCGCGGCGCCGGCCATCGAGTTCTGCCGTTTGGTCCGCATATGGGCAAGGCTCTATGCAAACAACCGCGTTCATAGTTCAGACTTTGCATAGAGCATCCGGTAAACCTTCCTCGATAATTTATGAGTTCCTCCTTCTTCTAGGTCACATGATTACTTCGATGCTATACTTCTTCGTCTGCGCTCCTCATATTTCTTCTTTCTCTAATAAAGACGCCTCAACTCTATTGAACTCTAACACCGTATTCAGCTTTTGCCCCTTGGTAATCAGATGTATAATTATGGAATAGGACTCAGACAACACACGACCCGGCCAAAGATAGGAGCTATCTAAGGCCGGGTCGCGTCGTCAATAAGGTAATTATTCAAAGGGAGGGAAAAATCATGAGAATAATTAGATCTCGGGGAAAAAGCTTTGATTTAGATAACTTCTTAAAGAAACCGTTATTTGCTCATCTGTCAACCATGTCGGAAGAGGGTCCACGAGACTCTCCAGTTTGGTTTCATTGGGAAAGAGAACGGATATGGATTATTGGAATTACTTCTACAGATAGTTTTCCAAAGAGAATCGAGAAAAATTCAAAATGTGCAATTGGAATTGTTGATTTTGATCTTTATAGTGGACTTGTTTTACATGCAGGATTTAGAGGTGATGCAGAGGTTAAATCATTTGATCATGAGATAGCATATCGATTACTGTCACGATATTTAGGTCTGCATGAAGAACGATGGGATCCAAGATTTCGGAATTTAGATGACAGCAATGTATTGATATGTTTTAGACCGGAAACCGTCGTAATCCGAGATCAATCATACGTTCCAGCAAAAGAAATGATATAGATCGGCGCAAAGCATAAATATCCATATATCAGACAAGCCAGTGCTGCAGAATTCAATACAACTTTATCGTACGACTCAAGCGAATTTGATGGTCATGCTCTTTCTCAACACGGTTTATATCCATATAAATATTTGGATCATCAGTGGACAGATGAATACCGATATCCTTTTTGATTAAGATCGACGATGAAATAGCAGGTTTCATCTTTGTACTAACAGGTGTACCCAAAGAATATGTTAAATTGAGTACAGCCAATGAGACAAATGTCATTAGTGATTTCTTTATTATTCGGAAGTTCGGAAGAAGGAATTATGGGAAGCAGGCGGCGTTCTACCTTTTTGACAGATTTCCTGGTGCATGGGAGATTAGACAAACAGAAACAAATATACATGCCACTCAGTTTTGGAAGAGAGTAATTGATGAATATACGAAGGGGGAGTACATAGAAAAGCATGTTGAAGATGACCGATGGCGGGGACCCGTTCAATGTTTTCAATCCGCAAAATAAAAGAAAGGAAGATGTCCATGGAACTGAAAGAAATCAAGCAAAAATTAAAAGAAACAAGAGATGAATTACTTGAAATTGTTAATGCATTGAATGGAGATCAATTAAGCAAGCGTAAAGAACCAAACAGTTGGACTATAAGTCAGGTATGTCAACACTTAATTAAGACAGAAGAATTATATGTCATGGCAATAAAGAAAGGATTAAAGAGTACAGAAGATTCGTTTAGCGAGAATATACCCCAATGGGAGCTTTTGGTTGATAGAAGTAATAAGATAGAAGCTCCTGACATTGCTAAACCGGACGCTGAAGCTTTAGAAGGTACAGAAATAATTGAAAAATTAACTCATTCAAGAGAGAAGTTAAACGAAGTATTAAACACGGTTAAAGACCCATCACTGCTAAGCAGAAGATATTTTGTACACCCGGTTTTTAAAGAGATGTCATTAATGGAATGGGTTAAATCACTGTACTTGCATGAACAAAGACATATTAAACAAATTATTCAAATTAAAGATGGAATTTAGTAAGCAATTGCATGTTAGAAGAAGGCGGATACATTCGATAACACCGTATCTACGCTGTGGGCTTCGCCCTCGGTTGCAAGATGGGGGAGGCGAGGAAGAAGATTCAGGTCTCAAGTTTTAAAAGCGGAGGCATCACCACGTGGATCGTGAAAATCGATGAGTATGGTATAGAGATAAATACACAAGAAATAATTCACCGATTGCAGGCTAGACCAGAGGTGAGCATAGGTAGTCATTGTGGGCAATTGATTATAAACAGATTACAGGGGTCTATAGTTACCTAGGTTTTTCTTCTTATGCCCATCATATGTGCGGGAATCAATGTATTTTATGAAAAAGCCCTCTAACAATTCAATTCGTTGGTCCTTAAAGGACAACTTATGGGATTTGACATTGTTCAACTGCGCTTCTAACCCACCTATTTTTCTCATTGCCTCCTGCAACTGTCGTTCGCAATCTGGGAGCCTGGAGCGGAGGCAAGGCCGCCTTCCCCGCGGCTCTAGTATTTTGCTAAAAAGATCAACATCAGGAGGAACCGATGAGCGATTAACCGATCGATATTGCCACTTTTCATGAGACGATTTTTCAACTTCTAGGAATAGCCGCGATAGAAAGCGGCGTCGAGAACCTGGAGCCTATTCGATGCGGAGATGCTGCCGCTCTCCGCATACGCTCATCTGCCTCATGCCGCGCTGTGGCGGACGGGAGGGGGGGCTGGAAAATGAAGTTCTTATCCAGTTCGAGTTCGCCATCGATCAGTCGGTAGAAGGCTTGCAGTCACTGGAATTCCTTGCTTGGTTCGTCCGGGATTACGCGCGGGGCGGCAAGAAAATTCAATTGCGCCCCTTCGCGCTTCCTCCAGAAACGCCTTATGCCAGACATTGGGGAAGACGCTGAAATTTCATATCGATCTATTTGTGGATGGAAACGAGGACACGTTAGAGCCCCTTGTGAGGATTGAGACGACGCAATACAGTCGCGGTTTTACGAACGATTCGGGTTTGCTGTGGAGCGGGCTGTCCCGGACGGCTTCGCACCGGGCTTCGATCTTGTGGAGATGGAGCTCGATCTCTCGAAGCAAGACAATGCAGAGCAATGGTCATGACAAAAGTACCGGCAATGTGATGTTCCGAGAAGCGTGACGGCGCAAGGTGCGACCCTCATGGTGCTATCCTTTGTCGCACGTGTTGGAGCATTCCTCCGAGCCGGCTTCTCCCATTTCCAATTTCAGTTGGGAGATCCGCTTTTCGCCCCAATCGTACATCATCTGAATGATCGGCAGCAGGGTCATCCCCAGCTCGGTCATTGAGTACTCCACGCGCGGCGGCACCTCCGGGTACACTTCCCGGTGCACGATGCCGTCCTCCATCAGTTCTTTCAGTTGGCTCGTCAGCATTTTGTGCGTAATTTTGGGGAACAGGCGCTGCAGCTCGCTGAAGCGATGCGGTCCTTCCACCCCGAGATGCCACAGGATGACCACCTTCCACTTGCCGCTGAACATGGAGAGGGTCAGTTCCTTGGAACAGGTAAAATCACCGTTTTTGAGCTTTTCCTTGATTTCTTTTCGTATGTCCGTCATCGATAAACTACACCTCTTCGTTGTTCTTATCCAATAGTACCTTTTTCGTAACCACCGCACAAAAAAGTGCATTCTTCCCGCACCTCGCGATACGGGATATAATGGCGTTAATCGAACATCATTCTTCTTATATTGTAAAGGAGTGACACGACAATGTCTAAAAAAGTGCTGATTCTGACCGGCGATGCGGTTGAAGCATTGGAAGCATACTATCCCTATTATCGTTGCTTGGAGGAAGGATTCGAAGCTACCATCGCTTCGCCGACGGATACGAAAGTACTGCATACCGTCGTCCACGATTTTGAAGACTGGCAGACGTTTACGGAAAAGCAGGGCTACCAGTTGGAAGCCCATGCTTCATTTGAGCAGATCGATCCCGAGCAGTATGATGCCCTGATTATCCCGGGCGGACGGGCACCCGAGCATATTCGCCTGCATAAAGATTTCCCGCGGATTGTCCGCCATTTCTTCCAGAAGGATAAACCGGTCATGATCCTATGCCATGCCAGCGTTGCGCTGACCGTGATCGCCGAAGAGATCAAAGGGCGGGAAATGTCGGCCTACTTCGCTTGCCGTCCGGAAGTGGAAGCGGCAGGGGCGAAGTATATGGAAACCCGGTTCCACGTGGATCGCAACCTGATTTCAGGCCATGCATGGAACGACTTGCCGCAGCTGATGAGAGAATTCGTGAAGCAGGTCAATGCTTTAGCCTAAATGTAATCAAATAGGAAGAGCAAAGGACAGCATGAGGTTGCTGTCCTTTGTTGTATTATACGTTTCCACTATTATGAAATGAAGTTATACTAAGGGGAGTAAGCGAACACAGCAAACACAGAGCTGACGCGTTTCGCAGCAAGGGAGTTGTTGAAGGGTGTTTCAAAGAAAAATTCCGATCTCGGTTCACATGAATCTGTTATTCGGACCTTTTGGTGCAAAATTAATAGTGCCCATATTTTGTTTTTACATGCTCATGTATGTTTCTCTTTTCAATTCCTTAATAGCGAACCGAACTGCTATTTTTTTCGCTATACCTTTTCTCATCATGTACGGTGTTTATTATCTTTTCATCCAAAGAAAATATATGAGAACGATTAAACTGCTTAGGATTGGACTGGATGTCTTGCAGCCGTTTCTGTAATAATCATATTTCTATTTGTATATAAAGCAGGAAGAGGTTAAGTTTAACGTCTTCTACGATGATCATAGTGTACAGGATCTATATTGCGAGTTGTATATCAATATATTAGTGCAAGACAATGTTCTTGAATTGAAAGAGACGGACACTGAATATCGGGAGAATATAGTAAGAGCCTAGGCAAGTAGCGGATGATTGAATTGCCCTTCCTCTATTAACCCCCAAAACCCTTGCTTAACAAGGGTTTTTCCCGCCCCTTCTTCGGCGCTATCTACCTGTTGCCCCCGCCATCCTTTGCATTTTCCCCCGCCTGGGTTGCGCTTCCACCGCATCCTTTTCATACGAGCTATATTATCAAAACAGTATCCGTTTGTTATAATGTCTGAACGAAGTTGGAAGAATGGATGTTATATACTTGTCTCAAAGTAAATAGAGTTAGGATGAGCGTCAGATGAAAATTTTGTTGGTGGAAGATGATAAAACGATCGCGTCCGGACTTGAATATTCACTGCAGCAGGATCATTTCTCTACGGTGCTTTGCCATGATGTTGCATCGGCCAAACAGGTGATTGCGGAAGATCTGGCTCAATTCGCATTATGTCTGTTTGATTTATCCCTACCCGATGGCAGCGGCTATGAATTGTGCAAGCTCGTCAAAGAGCGGAGAGATATTCCGGTCATCTTTTTAACGGTGATAGATGATGAGGTCAATGTTGTCATGGGGTTGGATATGGGGGCGGATGATTATATTACGAAGCCTTTTCGCGTTCGCGAGCTTCTGTCGCGAATCAAATCCGTCTTACGGAGATACCATAAGCCGTCTCAGACCAGGTCGATCATCGAGATAGATCAGGTTCGCATTAATATGCTCGAGGGAAAGGTGTATAAACACGGCGCGGAAATTCCGCTGACGGCTTTAGAGTATCGCTTGCTGCTCATTTTCGCCAATCATATTGGGCAGGTGCTTACGAGAAACCAGCTGCTGGAGCAGATCTGGGATGTCGCAGGGGACTTCGTGAATGATAATACATTAACGGTGTATATCAAAAGGCTGCGGGAAAAGCTGGAGGATCAACCGCAGCGTCCGACGCTCATCAAAACCGTCCGCGGTCTGGGCTATAAGGTTGGTGATTAGATGCTGCGGAACCGGGAGATTCAAATTTTGCTGCTAACGATGGGCTTCATCAGCTTGACGGCGACCGTTGCTGCCGCTTGGATATCGCCAGTCGCTGCGGCGCTCGTGTTCGCTGCCTCCGCTTTGCTTATGGGGAGCAGCCTCGTATTCACGCGGTGGAGATATCGCGAACTCGAAAAGCTGTCTTCCTATTTGCGCCAAATTAGCAGCGGCAATGATTCGCTTGATGTTCGCGATAATCAAGAAGGCGAGCTTAGCATTTTGAAGAATGATATTTATAAAGTGACACTCATGTTGTCTGAGCACCGCTCTCTTTTACAGCAAGATAAAATCCAACTGACCGATGCCATTTCTGATATCTCCCATCAGCTCAAAACGCCGCTGACTTCCATGACGGTCATGGCCGATTTGTTGCGCGATCCCGAGCTGCCTCAAGCGAAAAGAACGGAGTTTACGCGCAATATTCGGATTCAGCTGGAACGAATCGATTGGCTGGTCACTTCCTTGCTGAAGCTCTCGAAAATTGAAGCAAAGACGGTTTCCTTTAAAAAAGATCGGGTACCGGTGAACATACTCGTGCAAAAGGCGTTAGAGCCTGTTCTCATTCCGATGGATATTAAAGATATATCGGTTTCGGTTCAGGGAGAAGATACCGTCGCATTTGATGGCGATCTCCAGTGGACGGCCGAAGCGCTCATCAATATTTTGAAGAACTGTGTCGAGCACACGGAGGAAGGCGGAGCGATCGCCATTTCTTTTTCGGAAAATGCGTTATTTACGGAACTCATTATCGAAGATAATGGCAAAGGAATCCCGAAGGAAGATTTGCCCTATATTTTTAAACGGTTTTATAAAGGGAAGAATGCGAGCGAGGGCAGCATCGGCATTGGTCTGTCGATGGCTCACAGCATGATTACAAGTCAGAACGGTGTGATTGACGTAGCGAGCGGCAAGGATAAGGGGACGCAGTTTCGGATTAAGTTTTACAAGCAGGTGATTTAAGCCCAGGTGACTAAACTGTCATTTTCGGAGTCACTGGAAAGTCATTTTAGACAGATAAAATGAGTTCCATCAGCACATCTATGGAGGTTGTATCATGACCATTTTACAAATCGAACATCTGTCTAAAATTTACGGGAAGGGCGAATCATCGATTAAAGCGCTTGATGATGTTTCTTTTTCGGTCCAAAAAGGGGAGTTCGTCGCCATTATCGGTCCATCCGGATCAGGGAAAT
Proteins encoded in this region:
- a CDS encoding sensor histidine kinase yields the protein MLRNREIQILLLTMGFISLTATVAAAWISPVAAALVFAASALLMGSSLVFTRWRYRELEKLSSYLRQISSGNDSLDVRDNQEGELSILKNDIYKVTLMLSEHRSLLQQDKIQLTDAISDISHQLKTPLTSMTVMADLLRDPELPQAKRTEFTRNIRIQLERIDWLVTSLLKLSKIEAKTVSFKKDRVPVNILVQKALEPVLIPMDIKDISVSVQGEDTVAFDGDLQWTAEALINILKNCVEHTEEGGAIAISFSENALFTELIIEDNGKGIPKEDLPYIFKRFYKGKNASEGSIGIGLSMAHSMITSQNGVIDVASGKDKGTQFRIKFYKQVI
- a CDS encoding winged helix-turn-helix transcriptional regulator; the encoded protein is MTDIRKEIKEKLKNGDFTCSKELTLSMFSGKWKVVILWHLGVEGPHRFSELQRLFPKITHKMLTSQLKELMEDGIVHREVYPEVPPRVEYSMTELGMTLLPIIQMMYDWGEKRISQLKLEMGEAGSEECSNTCDKG
- a CDS encoding DinB family protein translates to MELKEIKQKLKETRDELLEIVNALNGDQLSKRKEPNSWTISQVCQHLIKTEELYVMAIKKGLKSTEDSFSENIPQWELLVDRSNKIEAPDIAKPDAEALEGTEIIEKLTHSREKLNEVLNTVKDPSLLSRRYFVHPVFKEMSLMEWVKSLYLHEQRHIKQIIQIKDGI
- a CDS encoding DJ-1/PfpI family protein: MSKKVLILTGDAVEALEAYYPYYRCLEEGFEATIASPTDTKVLHTVVHDFEDWQTFTEKQGYQLEAHASFEQIDPEQYDALIIPGGRAPEHIRLHKDFPRIVRHFFQKDKPVMILCHASVALTVIAEEIKGREMSAYFACRPEVEAAGAKYMETRFHVDRNLISGHAWNDLPQLMREFVKQVNALA
- a CDS encoding class I SAM-dependent methyltransferase; translation: MINIEKLLEIAKNPEPFEEGTQEIWLDPDRADLVLKGHFDENIPGGSRDSSFIDETIDFINNLAPVEKYKKVIDLGCGPGLYSQRLAMRGYDVVGVDFNQNSIDYAIREAQEKNLSIDYRNEDITNIDLENDFDLALLIYQIYGVFNPTKRKKILSNIHRGLKPGGLVLLDVLSDTSYEKFEPKIVWVLSNEGSIFSDKSHLTLYAALKYPNKVTVERSILVFDDGELVNYNYWNQNFTIEDLEKEADEAGFTLEKVYADVNGGEYVNNSESFAAVLKKK
- a CDS encoding pyridoxamine 5'-phosphate oxidase family protein, with the protein product MRIIRSRGKSFDLDNFLKKPLFAHLSTMSEEGPRDSPVWFHWERERIWIIGITSTDSFPKRIEKNSKCAIGIVDFDLYSGLVLHAGFRGDAEVKSFDHEIAYRLLSRYLGLHEERWDPRFRNLDDSNVLICFRPETVVIRDQSYVPAKEMI
- a CDS encoding response regulator transcription factor; this translates as MKILLVEDDKTIASGLEYSLQQDHFSTVLCHDVASAKQVIAEDLAQFALCLFDLSLPDGSGYELCKLVKERRDIPVIFLTVIDDEVNVVMGLDMGADDYITKPFRVRELLSRIKSVLRRYHKPSQTRSIIEIDQVRINMLEGKVYKHGAEIPLTALEYRLLLIFANHIGQVLTRNQLLEQIWDVAGDFVNDNTLTVYIKRLREKLEDQPQRPTLIKTVRGLGYKVGD
- a CDS encoding ABC transporter ATP-binding protein, yielding MKRLTLKQFIGILDKYRPSGWLLFIALVLSIIQTGISLIIPLVSMELVDLLVVEEFNIFTLLGLLLLFMFQVSLSGISLYMMIYIGEGIIVRLREDLWRRVVRFPVKFFDANNSGEIMSRITNDTMVMKNFFVEHLIPFFTGLITITGSLFILFLIDWKMALIFLLVFPAAFLVLNPLGKKMYRVSKDVQTETALFQGNLSRVLSDVRLVKLSVAENEEAVQGAKRARRLYKYGLESGKVIAVVSPLITTTLLIVLVGIFGYGGYQVATGSLSAGALVAIVFYIFQIMTPVTLMAQFFTQAQKAMGATERVNSLLVEELEEVVVSNKENVKEDIEAGITFSNVVFSYSEKGEVLNNISFTAKEGKKTAIVGESGVGKTTLFSLLERFYIVDSGDIFYNGRSIYSHELSEWREKIAYVSQDTPIMEGSIKDNLVYGIKKDISDSIIFDALKSADLDSFVSSLPQGLDTEVGEKGIRLSGGQKQRIAIARAIIRDPKILLLDEATAHLDSQSEALVQEAFNNLMRDRTTIIIAHRLSTIKDADCIVVIQEGKVSGCGSHYELYETNQLYKNLFNQQTFSKELVLSGNV